A genomic stretch from Ciona intestinalis unplaced genomic scaffold, KH HT000098.2, whole genome shotgun sequence includes:
- the LOC100183427 gene encoding tubulin monoglycylase TTLL3 isoform X3: MEQCRNRVKVRNEKAARSTKRTVLVHKVRRMPEALLCTPEMQASRSLISEVQIENLPKQQAEEMQQTKSSPREPIPEIGSEFTFHPRVSTASSKMVENLGMNFLARQQRHMERQKKLYEENQNLHNSPYNQNQESKRPKISTSLTKSYERPSTGGSNLLKKRHRLPRNQLKKRSTVNSEDMESSPHSPVPPSSSPLGLPPRSKTYYPSQTLPLSCVSNNVKKKNASDPYANFDRLQKAKLIAEKAIKSKKVFSIHGPYPLIRRALRDRGWVEKEFKLPVRARTNKPSGDSSDADDIDDDDDDDDVNNHKDSGIGVSPRPPFESSENAAENDMNDCYGIMGRMVRNETSMFQWTTRTGAVDWRFLQKDQIVNHFSKANFTTKVGLCVNLRMLSCFAVGHSDTFFPRCYRLSNEDDKLDFIDDFRLGAASGILKMVVGRHVDDSYGKDAEKIENGQLPPSNGSHVVPNEVLLFAIRVCDLYVQERDHDDIDMDDASLYTSEDDWEKLLHHYYKLVHEGAVIAHSCSYLQQCEQTLARLKERNPQFFTEGVKNTWIIKPGAKSRGRGIIVINRLEEILKLVAGDATLIKDSRWVVQKYIERPLLIHGTKFDIRQWFLVSDWNPLTVWIYKECYLRFSSRPFSLKNLDPSIHLCNYSVQKNVDMDVNRNPLLPVENMWSCTEFKTYLRSRDCHTLWDDLVFPGMKKAIIHICQTAQDVVEYRKGSFELYGADFMLDENYNPWLIEVNSSPTMSRSTAVTSRLCAAVQEDTMKVILDRKRDRNCDIGLFELIYKQPVVDVPLYVGKALNVEGVIIRKPTVPVRRSFNNNNNTNLTNNQPNNNTSESETPPIGGSRVPKRTAGVYAAARPSRVTVRTTNQARNTTQTNFDHNEHNNHSGRVTTDRSRSPVKIKMQSTLKRLNNEAHNIPTKPNAFNLPKCSPSNTSIGSSGTASTASQASVPRVPSYGCKQPAYSIKLPTGPDAQHAAPGNGNTHFVSSSQAKAASSMGIMHLGSAYSSMIAAANRGCLPGKFNHIPFPPPQAVVPKTFPSSIPAGEIAPGGGTYTHPTPPTGVVAVTPQNLGLSLPFQKFFHAQAEQYLAQQQGRRGPNYPPPQEFRLGGSRRQHVSGRLY, encoded by the exons CTGTACTGGTACATAAAGTAAGAAGAATGCCTGAAGCTCTTCTCTGTACACCGGAGATGCAAGCTTCACGTTCACTAATAAGTGAAGTTCAAATTGAGAATCTGCCCAAGCAACAAGCTGAGGAAATGCAACAG acAAAATCAAGTCCACGTGAACCTATTCCTGAGATTGGATCTGAGTTTACATTTCATCCCAGAGTTAGCACAGCAAGCTCAAAAATGGTGGAAAATCTTGGTATGAACTTCCTGGCTCGACAACAAAGACATATGGAACGACAAAAAAAATTG TATGAAGAAAACCAGAATCTACATAACTCACCTTATAATCAGAATCAGGAGTCAAAACGTCCAAAG atttccACAAGTCTTACGAAGAGTTATGAACGCCCTTCAACAG GTGGTTCAAATCTTTTAAAGAAGAGACATCGCCTTCCCAGAAAtcagttaaaaaaacgaagCACCGTCAATAGTGAAGATATGG AATCCTCTCCTCACTCCCCGGTCCCACCTTCCTCCTCTCCCCTTGGTCTTCCTCCAAGATCAAAGACATATTATCCTTCCCAAACTCTTCCCCTTTCGTGTGTGAGCAACAAcgtgaaaaagaaaaatgcaaGCGATCCATACGCCAACTTTGATCGGCTACAGAAGGCCAAACTAATAGCTGAGAAAGCCATTAAG TCTAAAAAAGTGTTTAGTATCCATGGTCCCTATCCACTCATTCGACGAGCATTAAGGGATCGGGGATGGGTGGAGAAGGAGTTTAAACTTCCGGTACGAGCGAGGACAAACAAACCAAGCGGTGATTCCTCTGATGCAGATGATATTGATGACGATGATGATGACG ATGATGTTAACAACCATAAAGACAGCGGGATTGGAGTAAGTCCTAGACCACCATTTGAATCCTCAGAAAATGCAGCAGAAAACGATATGAATGATTGTTATGGAATAATG GGTCGAATGGTTCGCAATGAAACCTCAATGTTTCAATGGACAACCAGAACTGGTGCAGTGGATTGGAGATTCCTACAGAAAGATCAAATTGTCAACCATTTTTCTAAAGCAAATTTTACCACCAAG GTTGGTCTATGCGTAAACCTACGAATGCTTTCTTGTTTTGCTGTCGGACATTCCGATACTTTCTTTCCAAGATGCTATCGACTCAGTAACGAGGATGACAAGTTAGATTTTATTG ATGACTTTAGACTGGGAGCTGCATCTGGAATACTGAAGATGGTTGTAGGTAGACATGTAGATGACTCTTATGGAAAAGATGccgagaaaattgaaaatggTCAGCTTCCACCTTCCA aTGGTTCCCATGTTGTTCCAAAcgaagttttactttttgcaaTTCGTGTTTGTGATCTCTATGTGCAAGAGAGGGACCATGATGACATAGATATGGATGATGCAAGTCTTTATACATCAGAGGACGACTGGGAGAAGTTATTACATCATTATTACAAACTTGTACA TGAAGGAGCAGTGATCGCCCACAGTTGTTCCTACCTTCAACAATGTGAACAAACACTAGCCAGGTTAAAAGAGAGGAATCCACAGTTTTTTACTGAAGGCGTCAAAAATACTTGGATTATTAAACCTGGGGCTAAATCAAGAGGACGAG GCATCATCGTTATTAACCGATTAGAAGAAATACTTAAACTGGTGGCTGGTGACGCAACTTTGATCAAAGATAGTCGTTGGGTTGTACAGAAATACATCGAACGTCCTCTGCTCATACATGGCACTAAGTTTGACATCAGACAATGGTTTCTTGTCAGTGATTGGAACCCACTCACAGTGTGGATCTATAAGGAGTGTTATCTACGTTTCTCCTCACGCCCGTTTAGCCTTAAAAACCTTGACCC GTCAATTCATTTGTGCAATTACTCGGTGCAAAAGAACGTTGATATGGATGTCAACCGCAATCCACTTCTACCTGTTGAGAACATGTGGTCGTGTACAGAGTTCAAGACTTACCTCAG ATCCAGAGACTGCCATACATTATGGGACGACCTTGTATTTCCTGGGATGAAGAAAGCAATTATTCATATCTGTCAGACTGCACAAGATGTAGTGGAGTACAG AAAAGGTTCATTTGAGTTGTATGGTGCTGATTTCATGTTAGATGAGAATTACAACCCATGGTTAATTGAAGTGAACTCAAGTCCCACGATGTCCAGATCCACTGCCGTCACAAGTCGCTTATGTGCAGCAGTGCAAGAAGATACAATGAAAG tGATTCTGGATCGTAAGAGAGATCGGAATTGTGATATCGGATTATTTGAGCTGATATACAAACAACCAGTTGTGGATGTTCCGCTGTATGTTGGGAAAGCATTGAAT GTGGAAGGCGTCATCATAAGAAAACCAACCGTTCCTGTCCGTCGTtcattcaacaacaacaacaacacaaaccTAACCAATAATCAAcccaacaacaacaccagTGAATCTGAGACTCCGCCAATAGGTGGCAGTAGAGTGCCCAAACGAACCGCCGGTGTGTACGCAGCAGCTCGTCCGTCACGTGTTACAGTTCGTACCACCAACCAAGCTCGTAACACGACGCAAACCAACTTCGACCACAACGAACACAATAACCATTCCGGTCGCGTGACAACTGATCGCTCCCGAAGTCCGGTGAAGATTAAAATGCAAAGCACACTGAAGCGGTTGAACAACGAGGCGCACAATATCCCGACGAAGCCGAACGCCTTTAACTTACCGAAGTGCTCCCCAAGCAATACTAGCATCGGTTCCAGCGGTACAGCGTCCACCGCTTCACAGGCTTCTGTACCGCGCGTGCCTTCGTATGGTTGCAAACAACCAGCCTACAGCATCAAACTTCCGACCGGCCCCGACGCCCAGCACGCTGCTCCAGGTAACGGGAACACTCACTTCGTAAGTTCATCGCAAGCGAAGGCGGCTTCATCCATGGGCATTATGCATCTTGGCTCGGCATACTCCAGCATGATCGCCGCAGCCAACCGAGGTTGCCTCCCGGGAAAATTTAACCATATCCCGTTTCCTCCGCCACAAGCAGTGGTTCCTAAGACCTTTCCTTCATCAATACCAGCTGGAGAAATCGCTCCGGGAGGTGGTACATACACCCACCCTACCCCGCCCACAGGAGTAGTGGCCGTCACCCCGCAAAACTTAGGTCTGAGTCTTCCTTTCCAGAAGTTCTTCCATGCGCAAGCGGAGCAATACTTGGCGCAGCAGCAGGGACGACGTGGTCCCAACTACCCACCACCAC